The DNA window CATGGCAGCCAGAGGATTGGTTGCGCTGGACGAGGCTCCCGAGAGGCATTTCGACGCCGTAATCATGCCCGCCCATTGCCCCGATTCGTTCATAGGCAAGGCATCGTTCGACAGGAAACTCACCTTCAGCGATGCGGTGAAGGAACTCATCCCGGACGGGCTTCCGTTCAGGATAGAGGTCACCGGCGTGAAAGGGAAGACCAGCGCGTGCTATCTTCTCGCCCACATCCTGGACTCCTGCGGGAAGAAGGTCTTCTTGCACAGCTCAAGAGGGCAGGGCCCGTATTCCGGGGGATCCCACAAGGTCGAGGCTCTCAGAAGCATCGCACCCCCATTCATACTGGAGCTTCCAACGGAAGGCTATGACGTCATCATATCGGAGGTCTCCCTAGGAGGCAGCGGCCGCGCGGACATCGCCGTCATAACCAATCTGGTGGACGATTACGGCATAGCCAAGGACACCAGGAAAGCTTCCGATGCCAAGGTCCAGATATTCTCCTCCGGAACTAATTTCGTGAAGGAAGACGAGCTGGATTTCTGGAGGGCCAGAGCGTCTGGATTTGATTTCAAAACCTTCGGTGAGAACTGCCGCGCCATCGATGCGCCGAAGCTCGGTTCTCCGCTGCGCATAAAGTATTCTTATCAGGGGGCGC is part of the Candidatus Methanomethylophilaceae archaeon genome and encodes:
- the cfbE gene encoding coenzyme F430 synthase, whose protein sequence is MEALVLDMTHGGFVIAERLMDRGWGVTCVDVYKVSSPECDARMAARGLVALDEAPERHFDAVIMPAHCPDSFIGKASFDRKLTFSDAVKELIPDGLPFRIEVTGVKGKTSACYLLAHILDSCGKKVFLHSSRGQGPYSGGSHKVEALRSIAPPFILELPTEGYDVIISEVSLGGSGRADIAVITNLVDDYGIAKDTRKASDAKVQIFSSGTNFVKEDELDFWRARASGFDFKTFGENCRAIDAPKLGSPLRIKYSYQGAQWEASLSPDYISTQYLPAIDTVLRISESMGIQADKVKGALESFRGVPGRGEVYFQDGRWLVKERNPGISHISIGMTMECLKAMGALDGCFVVVDPVSRKVCDKMKAPLIREVLDGYGVEYVITDGKGEEVDVSGHKTVVTFIKEAWQ